A genomic window from Fibrobacterota bacterium includes:
- a CDS encoding endo-1,4-beta-xylanase: MKHPSHLGGRLCVLAVALSTAAASAQLAKGQCKFLGNIITNSVPSDYNTYWNQASPENSGKWSSIQSSVKSTSYNWSGFDVVYKWGQTTGNPVKFHTLVWGSQQPSDASSATLADIKKWFEAVHTRYPDVAQIDVVNEAYSSHAPAQYRNALKNAASQYGVQSGEYDWIFVAFKMARELWKDPAKTELIYNDFNTIEYDGENNWQVNMAKAAKAQKIPIDAIGLQAHDAYKLSTSSVKAKIDKIAAEGIPLYVTEYDIGETDNTKQKNIMAEQMTMFWNHPNIKGVTYWGLRDGQTWRTGTGIFTSGGQPRPSMTWLIDWIPKNQAKCLSDIEARPAVATTPKPSGLIMKNIDGRLVAGVEREGKFVAVSALGKN, translated from the coding sequence ATGAAACACCCGTCGCATCTGGGCGGACGCCTTTGCGTCCTGGCCGTCGCTTTGTCTACCGCTGCGGCATCCGCACAGCTGGCCAAAGGCCAGTGCAAGTTCCTGGGGAACATCATCACCAACAGCGTCCCGTCAGACTACAACACGTACTGGAACCAGGCCTCGCCGGAAAATTCGGGCAAGTGGTCCAGCATCCAGTCCAGCGTCAAGAGCACGTCCTACAACTGGTCCGGATTCGACGTGGTCTACAAATGGGGCCAAACCACGGGCAACCCCGTGAAGTTCCATACCCTGGTCTGGGGCTCCCAGCAACCCAGCGATGCCTCGAGCGCAACGCTCGCCGACATCAAGAAGTGGTTCGAGGCAGTGCACACGCGCTATCCGGACGTCGCCCAGATCGACGTCGTGAACGAGGCCTATTCCTCGCACGCCCCCGCCCAATACCGCAACGCCCTCAAGAACGCCGCCTCCCAGTACGGCGTCCAATCCGGCGAGTACGACTGGATCTTCGTGGCCTTCAAGATGGCGCGGGAACTGTGGAAGGACCCCGCAAAAACCGAGCTCATCTACAACGACTTCAACACCATCGAATACGACGGGGAAAACAACTGGCAGGTCAACATGGCCAAGGCAGCCAAGGCCCAGAAGATCCCCATCGACGCGATTGGCTTGCAGGCCCACGACGCCTACAAGCTCTCCACCAGCTCAGTGAAGGCCAAGATCGACAAGATCGCCGCCGAAGGCATCCCGCTGTATGTCACGGAGTACGACATCGGCGAAACCGACAACACCAAGCAGAAGAACATCATGGCCGAGCAGATGACCATGTTCTGGAACCACCCGAACATCAAGGGCGTCACCTACTGGGGACTTCGCGATGGACAGACCTGGCGCACCGGCACCGGCATCTTCACCAGCGGTGGCCAGCCTCGTCCTTCCATGACCTGGCTGATCGACTGGATCCCCAAGAACCAGGCCAAATGCCTCAGCGACATCGAGGCACGCCCTGCGGTCGCCACAACTCCCAAGCCCTCCGGCTTGATCATGAAGAACATCGACGGACGCCTGGTGGCAGGTGTGGAACGTGAAGGCAAGTTCGTCGCGGTGAGCGCATTGGGCAAAAACTGA
- a CDS encoding endo-1,4-beta-xylanase, which yields MKLPSHLAGRICVLALASFSVPANAQLAKNSCKYLGNIITNQVPADFNTYWNQATPENSGKWSSIQSSVKSTDYNWSGFDVVYNWGKTTGNPVKFHTLVWGSALPSGTSSATIEDIQRWFQAVHDRYPDLAQIDVVNEAFPSHAPAPYRGVLKAAAAADGIPESEYDWIFEAFKMARKLWPDANKTKLIYNDFNTIEYDTEHKWQVAMCKLAKEQKIPIDAIGLQAHDVYKLSTSSVRAKIDAIAATGFPLYITEYDISETDNTKQRNIMAEQMTMFWNHMDIKGVTYWGLRDGQTWRTGSAIFTSGGQLRPSMEWLKNNIPTIKGSCYPHIQGRPGIAESSTHTGLVVRNLDGRLATGLERDGQFLELSALGRR from the coding sequence ATGAAACTCCCGTCGCACCTCGCTGGACGCATTTGCGTCCTCGCGCTCGCCTCGTTTTCCGTCCCGGCGAACGCCCAGCTCGCGAAGAACTCCTGCAAGTACCTGGGCAACATCATCACCAACCAGGTGCCTGCCGACTTCAACACCTATTGGAACCAAGCCACGCCGGAGAATTCCGGCAAATGGTCCAGCATCCAGTCCAGCGTGAAAAGCACCGACTACAACTGGTCTGGATTCGATGTGGTCTACAACTGGGGCAAGACCACGGGCAATCCCGTCAAGTTCCATACCTTGGTGTGGGGCAGCGCGCTGCCTAGCGGCACCAGCAGCGCTACGATCGAAGACATCCAGCGCTGGTTTCAGGCCGTCCATGACCGCTATCCCGACCTGGCGCAGATCGACGTGGTGAACGAAGCGTTTCCAAGCCACGCACCGGCGCCGTACCGGGGAGTCCTGAAAGCGGCCGCCGCCGCCGACGGCATCCCCGAGAGCGAATACGACTGGATCTTCGAAGCCTTCAAGATGGCCCGCAAGCTCTGGCCGGACGCGAACAAGACCAAGCTCATCTACAACGACTTCAACACCATCGAGTACGACACGGAACACAAGTGGCAGGTCGCCATGTGCAAACTGGCCAAGGAGCAGAAGATCCCCATCGATGCGATCGGCCTCCAAGCCCACGATGTCTACAAGCTCTCCACCTCATCGGTGAGAGCAAAGATCGACGCCATCGCGGCAACCGGTTTCCCCCTCTACATCACGGAATACGACATCTCGGAGACGGACAACACCAAGCAGAGAAACATCATGGCCGAACAGATGACCATGTTCTGGAACCACATGGACATCAAGGGAGTCACCTACTGGGGACTCCGGGACGGCCAGACCTGGCGGACCGGCTCCGCTATTTTCACCAGCGGCGGCCAGCTCCGTCCCTCGATGGAATGGCTCAAGAACAACATCCCTACCATCAAAGGCTCCTGCTACCCCCACATCCAGGGGCGGCCCGGAATCGCCGAGTCGTCCACCCATACGGGCCTGGTCGTCCGCAACCTCGACGGCCGTTTGGCGACGGGTCTGGAGCGTGATGGACAATTTTTGGAACTGAGCGCGCTCGGCCGGCGCTGA
- a CDS encoding MBOAT family protein: MSFASLQFPVFFLVCLLGLMALPGKARTFWLLLASCVFYMAFIPSYILILFFLIAVDYSAGIWIQGAQGAKRKRALWVSIVANLAILGSFKYTNFALANVDALAREFGLGQIAWTFPWVLPIGLSFHTFQSMAYTLEVYFGRRQAERNLPRYALYVLFWPQMVAGPIERPQGLLDQLIKPVQITWAGFVSGLELMAWGFFKKLVVADRLAVVVDSAWADPVANAGWKLAFASFLFAFQIYGDFSGYTDIARGAARIMGYDLCLNFDHPYKSRSPGEFWRRWHVSLSGWFRDYVYIPIGGNRRGIARMVLGLGVAFVLSGLWHGAAWTFVIWGALHGLFVVVQRLVEPKLKGRAGWERWTGSKAGGVFAVVGTFLLVDFAWIFFRAPDLAQAWIAVKSFVAPGGFESLGQALADADLRFALLMVAILELLQWRHRQGATAKLATKPVGVRWIAFLTLLLSIVLLGKFGHEQFLYFQF; this comes from the coding sequence ATGTCGTTTGCGTCGTTGCAGTTTCCGGTCTTTTTCCTGGTGTGCCTGCTGGGATTGATGGCGTTGCCCGGCAAGGCGCGCACGTTCTGGCTCTTGTTGGCCTCGTGCGTGTTCTACATGGCCTTCATTCCCAGCTACATCCTGATCCTGTTTTTCCTGATCGCGGTGGACTATTCCGCGGGCATCTGGATCCAGGGGGCCCAGGGGGCGAAGCGGAAGCGGGCGCTCTGGGTCTCCATCGTGGCCAACCTCGCCATCCTGGGGTCGTTCAAGTACACCAATTTCGCTCTGGCCAATGTGGATGCCCTGGCCCGGGAATTCGGCCTGGGGCAGATCGCCTGGACCTTCCCCTGGGTGCTGCCCATCGGTCTTTCCTTCCACACCTTCCAATCCATGGCCTACACCCTGGAGGTGTATTTCGGGAGGCGCCAGGCCGAGCGGAACCTCCCCCGCTACGCCCTGTACGTGCTGTTCTGGCCCCAGATGGTGGCGGGCCCCATCGAACGCCCGCAAGGTTTGCTGGACCAGTTGATCAAGCCGGTCCAGATCACCTGGGCGGGATTCGTGTCCGGCTTGGAGCTGATGGCGTGGGGCTTTTTCAAGAAGCTCGTGGTGGCGGATCGCTTGGCGGTGGTGGTGGACAGCGCTTGGGCGGATCCGGTCGCCAACGCAGGCTGGAAGCTGGCCTTTGCGAGCTTCTTGTTCGCCTTCCAGATCTACGGCGACTTTTCCGGCTACACGGACATTGCCCGTGGCGCGGCGCGGATCATGGGCTACGATCTTTGCTTGAACTTCGACCACCCCTACAAGAGCCGATCGCCGGGCGAATTTTGGCGACGCTGGCACGTTTCGCTTTCTGGCTGGTTTCGCGATTACGTGTACATCCCCATCGGAGGCAATCGACGCGGGATCGCGCGCATGGTCCTGGGGCTGGGCGTCGCGTTTGTCTTGTCGGGCCTGTGGCACGGAGCGGCTTGGACGTTCGTGATCTGGGGAGCCTTGCACGGATTGTTCGTGGTGGTGCAACGGCTGGTGGAGCCCAAGTTGAAAGGCCGCGCAGGCTGGGAGCGCTGGACTGGATCCAAGGCCGGCGGAGTTTTCGCCGTGGTCGGGACCTTCCTGTTGGTGGACTTCGCTTGGATCTTCTTCCGGGCTCCCGATCTTGCCCAAGCCTGGATCGCCGTGAAGTCCTTCGTGGCGCCGGGTGGGTTCGAGAGTTTGGGCCAGGCGTTGGCCGACGCGGACCTTCGCTTCGCCCTCCTGATGGTGGCGATCCTGGAACTGTTGCAGTGGCGACACCGCCAAGGCGCGACCGCCAAGCTTGCTACCAAGCCAGTGGGGGTCCGTTGGATCGCCTTCTTGACTCTTCTTCTTTCCATCGTTCTCCTGGGCAAATTCGGCCATGAACAATTCCTCTACTTCCAGTTCTAA
- a CDS encoding endo-1,4-beta-xylanase: MHRPISSASRFVVASVLLVCAQTSFGQIAKGACKFLGNISEGNPVASYNTYWNQMSPENAGKWGSVQSSAASSSYNWSKLDAIAAWSKKTGNPWKFHVLVWGQQQPSDANSASYATILRWFQAVHTRYPDVDMIDVVNEAYPQHAPAGYKGVLEAEAKKSGYTGEFAWIFQAFKMARALWPKSVLMYNDYNNIEYNAENTWQVNFCKAAKAQNVPIDAIGVQAHDAFKLKTADVKAKIDAIAATGFPVYVTEYDIGHTDDTQQKNVMADQMPMFWTHPKIAGVTYWGITVGATWRSGTGLESSSGVARPALTWLKDYIPKNLNVPCPTSGLEANEVVPSPGSTSGLIVRQVGGHLVTGVERNGQFLALGATGRN, encoded by the coding sequence GTGCATCGTCCCATCTCGTCGGCGTCGCGATTTGTCGTCGCGTCCGTCCTTCTCGTGTGCGCCCAAACCTCCTTTGGCCAGATCGCCAAGGGAGCCTGCAAGTTCCTGGGCAACATCAGCGAAGGCAATCCGGTCGCCAGCTACAACACCTACTGGAACCAGATGTCCCCGGAAAACGCAGGCAAATGGGGATCCGTCCAGTCGAGCGCGGCGAGCTCCTCCTACAACTGGTCCAAGCTGGACGCCATCGCGGCCTGGTCCAAGAAGACGGGCAATCCCTGGAAATTCCACGTTCTGGTCTGGGGCCAGCAGCAGCCTTCCGACGCCAACAGCGCATCGTATGCCACCATCCTGCGCTGGTTCCAGGCGGTCCACACCCGCTATCCGGACGTGGACATGATCGACGTGGTCAACGAGGCGTACCCCCAGCACGCCCCGGCAGGTTACAAGGGGGTGCTGGAAGCCGAAGCGAAGAAGAGCGGCTACACCGGCGAGTTCGCCTGGATCTTCCAGGCCTTCAAGATGGCCCGTGCGCTTTGGCCCAAGTCCGTCCTGATGTACAACGACTACAACAACATCGAATACAACGCCGAAAACACCTGGCAGGTCAATTTCTGCAAGGCCGCCAAGGCGCAGAACGTCCCCATCGACGCCATCGGCGTGCAGGCCCACGACGCCTTCAAGCTCAAGACCGCCGACGTCAAGGCGAAGATCGACGCCATCGCCGCCACGGGCTTCCCCGTGTACGTCACCGAGTACGACATCGGCCACACCGACGACACCCAGCAGAAGAACGTGATGGCCGACCAGATGCCCATGTTCTGGACCCATCCCAAGATCGCGGGCGTCACCTACTGGGGCATCACCGTGGGCGCCACCTGGAGGTCGGGAACCGGCTTGGAATCTTCCTCCGGGGTCGCACGTCCGGCACTCACCTGGCTCAAGGACTACATCCCCAAGAACCTGAACGTGCCCTGTCCGACCTCCGGCCTCGAGGCAAACGAGGTCGTCCCGTCGCCCGGATCCACCTCGGGCCTGATCGTGCGCCAAGTCGGCGGACACTTGGTCACGGGCGTGGAACGCAATGGACAATTTCTGGCTCTCGGGGCGACGGGCAGGAACTGA
- a CDS encoding endo-1,4-beta-xylanase produces the protein MNSPTRASCRISTLVAVGILAQGASAQLAKGQCKFLGNIITNGVPSDYNTYWNQSSPENSGKWSSIQSSVKSTTYNWNGFQTVYNWGKTTGNPVKFHVLVWGGQQPSDAGSATIDDIKRWFKAVHDKYPDLQQIDVVNEAFPGGSWGGRAHAPAPYRGALKAAAASYGIPSGEFDWIFVAFKMARELWPDSSKTKLIYNDYNTVEYDAEAKWQEALAKAAKEQKIPIDAIGYQAHDAWMVSTATVKNNIDRMTAIGFPIYITEYDVGIEYSLTRACNAADDVEQKRIVSEQMTMFWNHPNIKGVTYWGLKVGATWRPCTGLFNTNGSLRPAMQWMKDWIPANKAICGTSGIEAKPGVSLSPANPGLIVRNVGGRLVTGVERDGQFLELGALGRR, from the coding sequence TTGAACTCACCCACCCGTGCATCTTGCCGCATTTCCACCTTGGTTGCCGTCGGGATTCTTGCCCAGGGAGCTTCGGCCCAGTTGGCCAAGGGTCAATGCAAGTTCCTGGGTAACATCATCACCAACGGTGTTCCCTCCGATTACAACACCTACTGGAACCAGTCCTCGCCGGAAAATTCGGGCAAGTGGTCTTCCATCCAGTCCAGCGTGAAGAGCACCACCTACAACTGGAATGGATTCCAGACCGTCTACAATTGGGGCAAGACCACAGGCAACCCCGTCAAGTTCCACGTCCTGGTTTGGGGCGGTCAGCAACCGAGCGACGCCGGTAGCGCCACCATCGACGACATCAAGAGGTGGTTCAAGGCCGTCCACGACAAGTATCCTGACCTCCAGCAGATCGACGTGGTCAACGAAGCGTTCCCCGGCGGATCGTGGGGAGGAAGAGCCCATGCGCCGGCTCCCTATCGAGGAGCGCTGAAAGCCGCTGCGGCGAGTTACGGGATCCCTTCCGGCGAATTCGATTGGATCTTCGTGGCCTTCAAGATGGCCCGTGAGCTCTGGCCCGATTCCTCCAAGACCAAGTTGATCTACAACGATTACAACACCGTCGAGTACGATGCGGAAGCCAAATGGCAGGAGGCTCTAGCCAAGGCCGCCAAGGAGCAGAAGATCCCCATCGACGCCATCGGATACCAGGCCCATGATGCCTGGATGGTGTCCACGGCCACCGTGAAGAACAACATCGACAGGATGACCGCCATCGGTTTCCCGATCTACATCACGGAGTACGACGTCGGTATCGAGTACAGCTTGACGCGCGCCTGCAATGCCGCCGACGATGTCGAGCAGAAGCGGATCGTCTCGGAACAAATGACCATGTTCTGGAACCACCCCAACATCAAGGGCGTCACCTACTGGGGGCTCAAGGTGGGCGCAACCTGGCGGCCTTGCACAGGCCTCTTCAACACCAACGGCAGTCTTCGTCCCGCCATGCAGTGGATGAAGGACTGGATTCCCGCCAACAAGGCCATTTGCGGCACTTCCGGGATAGAGGCCAAACCTGGTGTTTCCCTGTCACCCGCAAACCCGGGCCTGATCGTGCGCAATGTCGGCGGACGTCTGGTGACGGGCGTGGAACGCGATGGACAATTTCTGGAACTCGGTGCACTCGGCCGGCGCTGA
- a CDS encoding glycoside hydrolase family 9 protein, with the protein MKTTFLTAWIAVAACWAEPVAYLRHNHMGYPPTGRPKSILACSKSSLQSVSWKAVSPSGAVALSGTLGASTAGLSIQTPFSFHHPLDFSAAKDTGVWKLVLPGADTARIVVRNDPYSFFAGEIVRYMGAVRSGRHQVASFRKPSHLGDTSCALKVPDGAPSAATWKLAPDGRKLSMEGGWYDAGDYLKFTQTNAYATYFLLRSWEANPGMFEASSADVLSEAAFGLRWLLKTFPDSNTFVIEVGDQLDHDIGRRLPEADKLNGKRPAFAALAPGQMGLTEAALALGAAALQGRSGYAGLADSCRQTATGLHRRLKGRDVVRDAYYLKGSNSDFYANTSVYDDMALGAAELYRLAGDPSVLADARSWSDSADEGGWCGWGDMNLMEEARLASLHPAAAKRRISEIDDFRKFATQGGAPWGLPFKQTWAPFDGYPHVAAQAAEIAISGDSSRLPIAWDIFDYMNGRNNWGVGFLMSERIPGSVKRIYSQIFPLSGQYPSGAVAEGPGDAATHRDLVDDFEIPPGDPLEPFNSTGYVFYDNGTDYQTMETTIGVQANTLYMLAVVSRLLNGSDPSSLAPRGSGATPLKFGVRHRPDGWMVSGLPEGEIQMEWISVNGQREVLFDGLATNGELSIPHSPRTSGEVGWIRVVSGGRSIGRIAVPRL; encoded by the coding sequence ATGAAAACCACGTTCCTGACCGCCTGGATCGCCGTCGCCGCCTGCTGGGCCGAACCCGTCGCCTACCTGCGCCACAACCACATGGGGTATCCACCGACGGGCCGTCCCAAATCCATCCTGGCCTGCTCGAAGTCCTCCCTGCAAAGCGTGTCCTGGAAGGCCGTTTCGCCTTCCGGAGCGGTCGCGCTTTCAGGTACCCTGGGAGCGAGTACGGCGGGGCTGTCGATCCAAACTCCCTTTTCGTTCCACCACCCCCTGGATTTTTCGGCGGCCAAGGACACCGGTGTCTGGAAGCTTGTCCTGCCGGGAGCCGACACCGCGCGGATCGTCGTGCGGAACGATCCGTACTCCTTTTTCGCAGGCGAGATCGTCCGCTACATGGGCGCCGTCCGCTCGGGACGCCATCAGGTCGCCTCCTTCCGGAAACCCTCGCACCTGGGCGACACCTCCTGCGCGCTGAAGGTCCCCGATGGCGCGCCTTCGGCGGCCACCTGGAAGCTCGCACCGGATGGTCGAAAATTGTCCATGGAGGGTGGATGGTACGACGCGGGGGACTACCTGAAGTTCACCCAGACCAACGCCTACGCGACCTATTTCCTTTTACGATCCTGGGAGGCGAACCCGGGGATGTTCGAAGCCTCCAGTGCCGACGTCCTGTCCGAAGCGGCCTTCGGGCTGCGATGGCTGCTGAAAACCTTTCCCGACTCCAACACCTTCGTGATCGAAGTGGGAGACCAGCTCGACCACGACATTGGTCGTCGGCTCCCCGAGGCGGACAAGCTGAACGGAAAACGTCCGGCGTTCGCCGCCCTGGCGCCGGGTCAGATGGGACTGACCGAGGCCGCCTTGGCCCTCGGGGCTGCGGCGCTTCAAGGGCGCAGCGGGTACGCAGGACTCGCGGACTCCTGCCGCCAGACCGCGACCGGCCTGCACCGCAGGCTGAAGGGACGCGATGTGGTGCGCGATGCCTACTACCTCAAGGGGTCGAACAGCGATTTCTACGCGAACACCTCCGTGTACGACGACATGGCTCTCGGGGCGGCGGAACTCTACCGGCTCGCCGGGGATCCCTCCGTGCTCGCCGACGCCCGCTCCTGGTCGGATTCCGCCGACGAGGGAGGATGGTGCGGATGGGGCGACATGAATCTGATGGAAGAGGCTCGTCTGGCTTCGTTGCATCCGGCGGCGGCCAAGCGCCGGATCTCGGAGATCGATGATTTCCGGAAGTTCGCGACCCAGGGCGGGGCCCCCTGGGGACTTCCCTTCAAGCAGACGTGGGCGCCGTTCGACGGGTACCCCCATGTCGCGGCCCAAGCGGCCGAGATTGCCATTTCTGGAGACTCGAGCCGGCTCCCCATCGCTTGGGACATCTTCGACTACATGAACGGGCGCAACAATTGGGGAGTCGGATTCCTGATGAGCGAACGCATCCCAGGCAGCGTCAAACGGATCTACTCCCAGATCTTTCCCCTGAGCGGACAATATCCGTCAGGTGCCGTTGCGGAAGGGCCGGGGGACGCGGCGACCCACCGGGATTTGGTCGACGATTTCGAGATCCCGCCAGGGGACCCTCTGGAGCCGTTCAACTCGACAGGATACGTCTTCTACGACAACGGCACCGACTACCAGACGATGGAAACCACCATCGGGGTGCAGGCGAACACGCTCTACATGCTGGCGGTCGTGAGCCGGCTGCTGAACGGTTCCGATCCTTCATCGCTTGCCCCGCGGGGCTCGGGGGCGACACCGCTAAAATTCGGAGTCCGCCACCGCCCCGATGGCTGGATGGTATCGGGCTTGCCGGAGGGAGAGATCCAGATGGAATGGATTTCGGTGAATGGCCAACGCGAGGTCTTGTTCGATGGTCTGGCCACCAACGGGGAACTCTCGATTCCCCATAGCCCCCGCACAAGCGGGGAGGTTGGATGGATCCGCGTGGTCTCCGGTGGGCGCTCGATCGGAAGGATCGCTGTTCCGAGGCTTTGA
- a CDS encoding BNR repeat-containing protein, producing MRLLSKLPFLLAASVAVQAQTSYVLPIKGYAKTSVNTVVFRGNSVVTHGNTQYTAFYDADGKVVLAKRALGSSAWETKTTAFSGTVSDAHNSISLGIDGDGILHMAWNMHGTALTYAKASAAGSLELTKSSMLGTLETSVTYPQFFRRADGGLLFMYRDGSSGNGNLVLNLYDGASKAWKRLHDKVIDGEGARNAYWEAYLDESGVLHVGWVWRETSDVATNHDQCYARSRDGGLTWEKSTGAKYTLPITQATAELAWKVPQNRELINQTSIFGDDKGRPYIAAYWTDSVTGIPQYQLVWNDGSAWKCSKISDRKLDFTLSGGGTKRIPISRPQLVVERKGDSIGAVVVFRDQERGWKVSAYRTENVLKNVWTVRDLSDSSVGLWEPSYDPELWKTKKLLGIFVQKSEQGDGETTVDLPAQSVSILEWSPFASTSGVVVQKVRAMPATKGRFDALGREIRPVSENISPMDRVDVGGMSK from the coding sequence ATGCGGCTTTTGTCCAAGCTCCCCTTCCTTCTTGCCGCATCCGTGGCTGTCCAAGCCCAGACCAGCTATGTGCTGCCCATCAAGGGATACGCGAAGACCTCCGTGAACACCGTGGTGTTCCGTGGAAACTCGGTGGTGACCCATGGGAACACCCAGTACACCGCCTTCTACGATGCGGATGGCAAGGTGGTGCTGGCCAAACGCGCATTGGGGTCCAGCGCGTGGGAGACCAAGACGACGGCGTTTTCGGGGACCGTTTCCGATGCCCACAACAGCATCAGCTTGGGAATCGATGGCGACGGTATCCTGCACATGGCCTGGAATATGCATGGAACGGCACTCACCTACGCCAAGGCCAGCGCCGCGGGGTCGTTGGAGCTCACCAAGAGCAGCATGTTGGGCACGTTGGAAACGTCGGTGACCTATCCCCAATTCTTCCGGCGCGCCGATGGCGGACTGTTGTTCATGTACCGCGATGGCAGCTCTGGAAACGGGAACCTTGTGCTGAACCTGTACGATGGCGCATCCAAGGCCTGGAAGCGGCTCCATGACAAGGTCATCGACGGCGAAGGTGCGCGCAATGCCTACTGGGAAGCGTACTTGGACGAATCCGGCGTGCTCCATGTGGGCTGGGTGTGGCGCGAAACCTCCGACGTGGCCACCAACCACGACCAGTGCTACGCAAGGTCCCGCGACGGCGGCCTCACATGGGAGAAATCCACCGGCGCCAAGTACACCTTGCCTATCACTCAGGCCACGGCGGAGCTCGCCTGGAAGGTGCCGCAAAACCGCGAGTTGATCAACCAGACCTCCATTTTCGGGGACGACAAGGGCCGGCCCTACATCGCCGCCTACTGGACGGATTCTGTTACCGGCATTCCCCAGTACCAGCTCGTGTGGAACGATGGCTCGGCCTGGAAGTGCTCGAAGATCTCCGATCGCAAGTTGGATTTCACGCTCAGCGGCGGCGGAACCAAGCGCATCCCCATTTCCCGTCCGCAGTTGGTGGTGGAGCGCAAAGGGGATTCCATCGGCGCGGTGGTGGTGTTCCGCGACCAGGAGCGCGGATGGAAGGTCTCCGCCTACCGGACGGAAAATGTCCTGAAGAACGTGTGGACGGTGCGCGACCTTTCCGATTCGTCGGTGGGCCTGTGGGAGCCGTCGTATGATCCGGAACTTTGGAAGACCAAGAAGTTGCTCGGGATCTTCGTGCAGAAGTCCGAGCAGGGCGACGGCGAGACCACCGTGGATCTTCCCGCCCAGAGCGTGTCCATTCTGGAGTGGAGTCCGTTTGCGAGCACCTCTGGAGTGGTTGTTCAGAAGGTTCGGGCCATGCCAGCAACCAAAGGTCGATTCGATGCGCTGGGCAGGGAGATTCGGCCTGTCTCCGAAAACATCAGTCCGATGGACAGGGTGGATGTCGGGGGAATGAGCAAGTAA
- a CDS encoding TIGR02147 family protein — translation MVDLFDFLDYRQYLREAFEERKARNGAFSYRMLAEKIGLHASRIHRVLARQSHIAPDQIEAFAKAFGLRGGKAKYFECLVRHAKAKTPSEAQVWLAKLAALRGVALRGLKRPEHGIFREWYFIPLRCMLHTGRFKDEWDLLAASLTPSVRPEQVRMAVESMERLGLAERDSDGFWHAREAHLAAEGAEPGSALRSWHHSMLRLAGEAVERFPKAMRHHGTMTVSVDAAGAVAVVDILRECRGRIRGISDSSRSPDRILHLGMQLFPVGRIPEGVA, via the coding sequence TTGGTCGATCTGTTCGATTTCCTGGACTACCGCCAATACCTGCGCGAGGCCTTCGAAGAACGGAAGGCCCGCAATGGGGCGTTTTCCTACCGCATGCTCGCCGAGAAGATTGGACTCCACGCCAGCCGGATCCACCGCGTGCTGGCGCGTCAAAGCCACATCGCGCCGGACCAGATCGAAGCCTTCGCGAAGGCCTTCGGGCTCCGGGGGGGCAAGGCGAAATACTTCGAGTGCCTGGTAAGACACGCCAAAGCCAAGACGCCCTCGGAAGCGCAGGTCTGGCTGGCCAAGCTCGCCGCCTTGCGGGGTGTCGCTCTCCGGGGCCTGAAACGCCCGGAACACGGCATCTTCCGCGAGTGGTACTTCATTCCACTGCGGTGCATGCTGCACACCGGGAGGTTCAAGGACGAATGGGACTTGTTGGCCGCGAGCCTGACGCCCTCCGTCCGTCCCGAGCAGGTGCGAATGGCCGTAGAATCGATGGAACGGCTTGGCCTGGCCGAGCGAGATTCTGACGGATTCTGGCATGCACGCGAAGCGCACCTCGCCGCCGAAGGCGCCGAACCGGGCAGTGCCCTGCGATCCTGGCACCACTCCATGCTTCGGCTCGCGGGAGAAGCGGTGGAGCGATTCCCCAAGGCGATGCGTCACCACGGCACCATGACCGTGAGTGTCGATGCCGCCGGAGCCGTGGCTGTGGTGGACATCCTGCGCGAATGCCGCGGTCGGATCCGCGGGATTTCCGATTCCTCCCGGAGTCCCGATCGAATCCTTCATCTGGGGATGCAGCTGTTTCCCGTTGGGCGGATTCCCGAGGGAGTCGCATGA